The Tenebrio molitor chromosome 3, icTenMoli1.1, whole genome shotgun sequence genome contains a region encoding:
- the LOC138127224 gene encoding protein-lysine N-methyltransferase EEF2KMT, which produces MQNEDHLKKLQFLKKQFLYNVPVKELIWKDFSDLNVELQEQIIKHTIRFEAVLKYPVNINYQKAFVKSLLQYLEKQGSVIQDILYEEYGRLVALQSTTVNFKHYPLENCTRNIILKEDIRLISDGTTGLRTWQAALALSEWVLSNTACFHSKIILELGSGIGLTGLVISMLCTPQAVYLSDCHPSVLTTLCDNISFNINSDGDENGNISEKCLPERLVDCDKVSVLNLAWEDISPEFCQRLGHVDQIVAADVVYDNSLFKPLVSAVDNLFNYCGTEQFILSCTERNGETLNAFIQLLGQRYKVCDFAVPPQRNFLWPETPPVKIFNITHQ; this is translated from the exons ATGCAAAATGaggatcatttaaaaaaactccaGTTTCTTAAAAAACAGTTCTTGTACAATGTCCCAGTTAAAGAATTAATTTGGAAG gatTTTTCTGACCTAAATGTCGAACTACAGGAGCAAATAATAAAGCATACTATACGTTTTGAGGCGGTTTTAAAATATCCGGTCAACATAAATTACCAAAAAGCATTTGTAAAGAGTTTATTGCAGTACTTGGAAAAACAGGGTTCTGTAATTCAGGACATTTTGTACGAAGAATACGGTCGATTGGTGGCGCTACAATCTACgactgtcaattttaaacattaccCTCTTGAAAACTGCACCCGGAATATTATATTAAAAGAAGATATCCGTTTGATATCGGACGGGACAACAGGACTAAGGACTTGGCAG gcGGCTCTAGCGCTATCAGAATGGGTTCTGTCCAATACCGCTTGTTTCCACTCTAAAATAATATTAGAACTGGGATCAGGGATCGGTTTAACAGGATTAGTTATTTCCATGCTCTGTACACCTCAGGCAGTGTATCTTAGTGACTGCCACCCATCAGTTCTAACAACATTGTGTGATAACATTAGTTTCAATATTAATAGTGATGGAGATGAGAATGGTAATATAAGTGAAAAATGTCTACCAGAAAGACTTGTAGATTGTGATAAAGTGAGTGTGCTAAATTTAGCTTGGGAGGATATCTCCCCTGAATTTTGTCAAAGGCTTGGACATGTTGACCAAATTGTTGCAGCAGATGTGGTATATGACAATTCTCTTTTTAAACCCTTAGTGAGTGCAGtggataatttatttaattattgcgGTACagaacaatttattttatcttgtACTGAAAGAAATGGAGAGACTTTGAATGCCTTTATACAATTATTAG GACAAAGATACAAAGTTTGTGATTTTGCAGTTCCTCCACAAAGAAACTTCTTGTGGCCAGAAACACCACCTGTTAAGATTTTTAATATAACacatcaataa